A stretch of Pelecanus crispus isolate bPelCri1 chromosome 3, bPelCri1.pri, whole genome shotgun sequence DNA encodes these proteins:
- the CENPW gene encoding centromere protein W: MTTMKRTAPRSTLRKIIKKHKPQLRLAANTDLLVHLNFLLFLHRLAEEARTNAFESKSKIIKPEHTIAAAKVILKKSRG, translated from the exons atgacGACGATGAAGCGCACGGCGCCCCGCAGCACTTTGCGGAAAATAATAAAGAAGCACAAGCCCCAGTTACGCCTGGCGGCTAACACCGACCTGCTg GTGCATTTGAACTTCTTACTGTTTCTCCATCGGCTAGCAGAAGAAGCCAGGACAAATGCTTTTGAgagcaaaagtaaaataattaaacCTGAGCACACTATAGCTGCAGCAAAG gttattttaaagaaaagcagaggctaG